Proteins encoded in a region of the Stieleria neptunia genome:
- the hoxE gene encoding bidirectional hydrogenase complex protein HoxE, translated as MLMDRPRTERSAVVAPPDDDKRWKIIDVTMRRNGYSGHALIETLHAVQSYFGYLEDRSLRYVAMSLQLPLSKVYGVATFYHLFTLKPQGEHTCVVCTGTACYIKGSRDLVAAIENRYGIKPGQTTADDALSVLSARCIGSCGVAPTVVLDGDVLGEQTPDGLIAEIEEVL; from the coding sequence ATGTTGATGGACCGTCCGCGAACGGAACGATCCGCCGTGGTCGCACCGCCCGACGACGACAAACGTTGGAAGATCATCGACGTCACGATGCGTCGCAACGGCTACTCGGGGCATGCGTTGATCGAAACGTTGCATGCCGTGCAAAGTTATTTCGGGTATCTGGAAGACCGTTCCCTCCGTTACGTCGCGATGTCGTTGCAGCTGCCGTTGAGCAAGGTCTACGGGGTCGCCACGTTCTACCACTTGTTCACGCTTAAACCGCAGGGCGAGCACACTTGTGTGGTCTGCACCGGAACGGCGTGCTACATCAAGGGGTCTCGCGATTTGGTGGCGGCGATCGAGAACCGTTATGGGATCAAGCCGGGGCAGACGACCGCCGACGACGCGTTGTCCGTGTTGAGCGCTCGCTGCATCGGCTCCTGCGGCGTTGCCCCGACGGTCGTCCTGGACGGAGACGTTCTCGGGGAACAGACGCCAGACGGATTGATCGCCGAGATTGAGGAGGTCCTCTGA
- the nuoF gene encoding NADH-quinone oxidoreductase subunit NuoF: MNLEDLAEIAEQSAEAEKKQRHCVRVCMAASCQSSGAGAVLDGLRQHAEQDAEGGVHVKSVGCMGLCSAGPLVSVDATEPKTEVMYKDVTPDDAAELYSSLDGDPLERLRCSTDIPFFARQQRIVLKNSGVIDPEHIDDYIAAGGYASLVRAVTERTPADVLREVKQSGLRGRGGGGYPAGLKWSTVAMAPEPHKFVICNADEGDPGAFMDRAVLESDPHRVLEGMALAGYAIGAEHAYVYIRAEYPLAVERLKKAIKQATKKGLLGRRISDTTFNFEIEIRLGAGAFVCGEETALMASIEGLRGQPRPRPPYPAEEGLWECPTLINNVETLANIPAILARGGDWFKGIGTEKSTGTKVFALAGRIANSGLIEVPMGIRLREIVEQIGGGIPDGRRFKAVQTGGPSGGCLPEEHLDMSVEYDTLRSAGSIMGSGGMIVMDETSSMVDVARYFMEFCMTESCGKCVPCRAGTVQMHGLLDKIAEGRATQTDLDLLEDLCDVVQATSLCGLGQTAPNPVLSTLRYFRHEYDEKLRPESERWPLLPVVTGDN, encoded by the coding sequence ATGAACCTGGAAGACCTGGCGGAGATCGCCGAACAATCTGCCGAAGCTGAAAAAAAACAGCGACACTGTGTCCGCGTCTGCATGGCGGCCAGTTGCCAATCCAGCGGCGCCGGCGCGGTGCTGGACGGTCTTCGGCAGCATGCCGAACAGGACGCCGAGGGCGGGGTTCACGTCAAATCGGTCGGCTGCATGGGGCTCTGCTCGGCCGGCCCCTTGGTCAGCGTCGACGCGACCGAGCCGAAAACCGAGGTGATGTACAAAGACGTCACGCCGGACGACGCCGCGGAGTTGTATTCCAGTCTGGACGGCGATCCGCTGGAACGTCTGCGCTGCTCGACGGACATTCCGTTCTTTGCCCGCCAACAACGCATCGTGCTAAAAAATTCCGGCGTCATCGATCCGGAACACATCGACGATTACATCGCAGCCGGCGGTTATGCATCGTTGGTGCGGGCGGTGACCGAAAGGACGCCGGCGGACGTTCTTCGCGAGGTCAAGCAGAGTGGATTGCGGGGACGCGGCGGCGGCGGTTATCCGGCGGGGCTGAAATGGTCCACGGTCGCGATGGCGCCCGAGCCGCACAAGTTTGTGATCTGCAATGCCGACGAAGGCGATCCCGGTGCCTTCATGGACCGAGCGGTGTTGGAATCGGATCCGCATCGCGTGCTCGAAGGGATGGCGTTGGCCGGCTATGCGATCGGAGCCGAGCACGCCTACGTCTACATCCGCGCCGAGTACCCGCTGGCCGTCGAGCGGCTGAAGAAGGCGATCAAACAAGCGACCAAGAAGGGGTTGTTGGGTCGCCGCATCAGTGACACGACGTTCAATTTCGAAATCGAAATCCGTCTGGGAGCCGGCGCGTTCGTGTGCGGCGAAGAGACCGCGTTGATGGCGTCGATCGAAGGGCTTCGTGGCCAGCCGCGCCCCAGGCCACCGTATCCGGCCGAGGAGGGGCTGTGGGAGTGTCCGACGCTGATCAACAACGTCGAAACGCTGGCCAATATCCCTGCGATTTTGGCCCGCGGCGGAGACTGGTTCAAGGGAATCGGCACCGAGAAGTCGACCGGCACGAAGGTCTTTGCCTTGGCCGGACGGATCGCGAATTCCGGCCTGATCGAAGTCCCGATGGGAATCCGCTTGCGCGAGATTGTCGAACAAATCGGCGGCGGGATCCCCGATGGGCGACGGTTCAAAGCGGTGCAAACCGGCGGGCCCTCCGGCGGATGTCTTCCCGAAGAACACCTCGACATGTCGGTCGAATACGACACGCTGCGTTCGGCCGGTTCGATCATGGGGTCGGGCGGGATGATCGTGATGGACGAGACGTCGTCGATGGTCGATGTCGCGCGCTACTTCATGGAATTCTGTATGACCGAATCGTGCGGCAAATGCGTCCCCTGCCGCGCCGGCACGGTTCAGATGCACGGGTTGCTGGACAAAATCGCCGAAGGCCGGGCGACGCAAACGGACCTCGATCTACTGGAAGATCTCTGCGACGTCGTCCAAGCCACCAGCCTATGCGGACTCGGGCAGACCGCGCCGAATCCCGTGCTGAGCACGTTGCGCTACTTCCGGCACGAGTACGATGAAAAGCTGCGTCCCGAATCCGAACGCTGGCCACTTCTACCTGTCGTGACGGGAGACAATTGA